From Pseudomonadota bacterium, one genomic window encodes:
- the rplM gene encoding 50S ribosomal protein L13 codes for MKKYTYSAKNTDNQDKWVIIDANGAILGRLATNVASRLRGKNNPLFTPHVDMGESVIVINADKIALTGRKLEQKRYYRHSGYVGGLKEINAKKLLEKKPEDIIRFAVKGMLPKNKLGAKLYKKLKVYAGDKHPHEAQTPEIITL; via the coding sequence GTGAAAAAATATACATACAGTGCAAAGAATACAGATAATCAAGATAAATGGGTAATCATTGATGCAAACGGAGCTATACTTGGAAGGCTTGCAACGAATGTAGCTTCACGTCTAAGAGGTAAAAATAATCCCTTGTTTACCCCTCATGTAGATATGGGCGAAAGCGTTATTGTAATTAATGCTGATAAAATTGCTCTTACCGGAAGAAAACTGGAACAGAAACGCTATTATAGACATAGCGGATATGTAGGTGGTCTTAAAGAAATTAATGCAAAAAAACTTCTTGAAAAAAAGCCCGAAGATATTATCCGGTTTGCAGTAAAAGGTATGTTACCCAAAAACAAGCTGGGAGCTAAGCTTTATAAAAAACTCAAAGTTTATGCCGGAGATAAGCACCCTCATGAAGCCCAGACGCCTGAGATAATTACACTTTGA
- the rpsI gene encoding 30S ribosomal protein S9 → MEKQNIFYATGRRKSAIAKTWMKPGTGQVIINDKPIEDYFKIESARINLIRPFVITNTLGTFDVKVRVLGGGITGQSGAVRLGITRALIQSNPDLRSVLKKAGFVKRDPRIKERKKYGQKGARARFQFSKR, encoded by the coding sequence ATGGAGAAACAAAACATATTTTATGCCACCGGAAGACGAAAAAGCGCTATCGCTAAAACTTGGATGAAACCGGGAACGGGACAGGTTATAATTAACGATAAACCTATCGAAGATTATTTTAAGATTGAATCAGCAAGAATTAATTTAATCAGGCCTTTTGTAATTACCAATACGCTTGGAACATTTGATGTTAAAGTCCGCGTTTTGGGTGGTGGGATTACCGGACAGTCAGGCGCAGTCAGATTGGGTATAACAAGAGCTCTTATCCAATCAAACCCTGATTTAAGGTCGGTTTTGAAAAAAGCAGGTTTTGTAAAAAGAGATCCAAGAATAAAAGAAAGAAAGAAATATGGTCAAAAAGGCGCAAGAGCAAGATTTCAGTTCTCGAAACGTTAG
- a CDS encoding ribonuclease Z, with the protein MRPIFHPRTVNGPFDDPGLFISFLFDKRAVLFDLGDIYSLSSKDILKISHVFVSHTHMDHFSGFDRLLRLSLGRNKDIHLYGPEGFLNNIEGKLAGYSWNLVQNYTNSLILHATEIKPNQQLTKTYRCINKFYPDSKVIITGFNKILFEEPAFSISTLILDHEIPCLGFSIKERFHINIIKENVEALGLEIGPWLKNLKDALFKQQDPDSEFEVFVNENKKKFILGELSKKIVLMTEGQKITYIGDVAFNKYNIDKIIEFAKNSDHLYIEASFLHKDCALAEKKFHLTARQAGYLAAMAKTKQFTIFHFSPRYFGYEKDLYNEAKEEYGKYIK; encoded by the coding sequence ATGCGTCCCATTTTTCATCCAAGGACAGTAAACGGTCCTTTCGATGATCCCGGATTATTTATTTCTTTTCTCTTTGATAAACGGGCTGTGTTATTTGATCTTGGAGATATTTATTCTCTTTCATCAAAAGATATACTTAAAATCAGTCATGTTTTTGTATCACATACCCACATGGATCATTTCTCAGGTTTTGACAGGCTGCTGCGCCTTTCTCTGGGACGAAACAAAGATATTCATCTTTATGGACCGGAAGGTTTTTTAAATAATATCGAAGGCAAACTCGCAGGGTATTCATGGAATCTTGTTCAAAATTACACTAATTCCTTAATTCTGCATGCAACAGAAATCAAGCCGAATCAACAACTAACAAAAACATACCGCTGTATCAACAAATTTTATCCTGATTCCAAAGTAATAATAACCGGGTTTAACAAAATCCTTTTTGAAGAACCGGCTTTTAGTATCTCTACTTTAATCCTGGACCATGAAATACCATGTCTTGGCTTTTCAATAAAAGAACGCTTTCATATAAACATAATTAAAGAAAATGTTGAAGCTTTAGGACTTGAAATCGGTCCATGGCTTAAAAATTTAAAAGATGCACTGTTTAAGCAACAAGATCCTGATTCTGAATTTGAGGTTTTTGTAAATGAAAACAAAAAAAAATTTATACTTGGTGAGCTTTCCAAAAAGATAGTATTAATGACTGAGGGCCAGAAAATAACCTATATTGGAGATGTAGCATTCAATAAATACAACATAGATAAAATAATTGAATTTGCAAAAAATTCTGACCATCTTTATATAGAGGCGAGTTTTCTGCACAAGGATTGTGCACTTGCGGAAAAGAAATTCCATCTCACTGCAAGACAGGCCGGCTATCTGGCAGCTATGGCAAAAACAAAACAATTTACCATTTTTCATTTTTCTCCCCGATATTTCGGGTATGAAAAAGATTTATATAATGAGGCAAAAGAGGAATATGGAAAATATATAAAGTAA
- the recJ gene encoding single-stranded-DNA-specific exonuclease RecJ, giving the protein MKKKLHILQPDKNLVDKISKAVKCTPFIALLLVNRRIITAKEAHAFLNISIDNLRPPFFIKDMEIAVNRIYKAIMSREKILVFGDYDVDGVTSTALLVEFLLHTGADVSYYIPDRLKEGYGLREKHIPEIARANNINLIITVDCGSSSHEAATAANDAGIDIIITDHHKVSEKLPEALAIISPKRPDCSSGLYDLAGVGVAFYLVICLRKHLRDMHFWDTHPEPNLKNLCDLIALGTVADMVPLLEENRILTKTGLDLINSGKRPGINALVKASNCKNSIDSEDIAFRLAPRINAMGRVDNAKDAVKLLLTNNPNTADNIARQMNSMNIKRQNIEKKIFNEILEYIQNNPNILLKKSIVLSHHSWHEGVLGIIASKLVERYNRPTILFAQKDDIAKGSGRSTSYFDLYEGLAACSNLLEAFGGHSMAAGVTIKIQNLSLFEREFENTVLQISHSEDLLTDICIDYELAFDEICADFIDEIESLKPFGTGNPEPVFLARNISVISSDIVGENHRRMVLSDKTGNINLVYNAIHFNIDKDMPEIDFFEQIAFRLRWNRWNGNKSIQLVIENI; this is encoded by the coding sequence ATGAAAAAAAAATTGCACATTCTTCAGCCCGATAAAAACCTTGTCGATAAAATCTCGAAAGCTGTAAAATGCACCCCCTTTATTGCATTATTACTGGTTAACCGGAGAATTATTACTGCCAAAGAGGCTCATGCTTTTTTAAATATTTCCATTGATAATCTAAGGCCACCTTTTTTCATAAAAGACATGGAAATAGCCGTAAATCGTATTTATAAAGCAATTATGAGCCGTGAAAAAATACTTGTCTTCGGTGATTATGATGTTGACGGTGTTACTTCAACCGCACTTCTTGTAGAATTTCTGCTGCACACCGGAGCTGATGTTTCATATTATATTCCGGACAGGCTAAAAGAAGGATACGGCCTACGCGAAAAGCATATACCCGAAATCGCCAGAGCAAATAACATTAACCTGATTATCACGGTTGATTGCGGTTCAAGCAGCCATGAAGCTGCAACAGCCGCTAATGATGCCGGCATAGATATAATTATAACTGATCATCATAAAGTTTCTGAAAAACTTCCTGAAGCGTTAGCTATTATAAGCCCAAAACGTCCCGATTGCAGTTCGGGCCTTTACGATCTTGCAGGTGTAGGCGTTGCTTTTTATCTTGTTATTTGTCTCAGGAAACATTTGCGCGACATGCATTTCTGGGATACGCATCCGGAACCAAACCTTAAGAACCTTTGTGATCTTATTGCTCTTGGCACCGTTGCAGATATGGTACCACTGCTGGAAGAAAACAGAATTCTCACAAAAACCGGGCTTGATCTTATCAATTCCGGCAAAAGGCCGGGAATAAATGCTTTAGTTAAGGCAAGTAATTGCAAAAACAGTATTGATTCAGAAGATATTGCCTTCAGGCTTGCCCCCCGCATAAATGCAATGGGAAGAGTTGATAATGCAAAAGACGCAGTCAAACTTCTTTTGACAAATAATCCTAATACTGCGGATAATATCGCCCGGCAAATGAATTCGATGAATATAAAAAGACAAAATATAGAAAAAAAGATCTTTAATGAAATTTTAGAATATATACAAAATAATCCCAACATACTTTTAAAAAAATCCATTGTTCTTTCACACCATAGCTGGCACGAAGGAGTACTTGGCATAATTGCTTCAAAGCTTGTCGAAAGATATAACCGCCCAACCATACTTTTTGCACAAAAAGATGACATAGCAAAAGGTTCCGGAAGAAGTACTTCTTATTTTGATTTATACGAAGGTCTTGCGGCTTGTTCTAATCTTTTAGAAGCTTTTGGCGGTCATTCCATGGCGGCAGGGGTAACAATAAAGATACAAAACTTAAGCTTGTTTGAGCGTGAATTTGAAAATACTGTTTTACAAATATCTCATTCCGAAGATCTGTTGACAGATATATGTATAGACTATGAGCTTGCTTTTGATGAGATATGCGCGGATTTCATTGATGAAATCGAGTCTTTAAAGCCTTTTGGGACGGGAAACCCGGAGCCGGTTTTTCTTGCACGAAACATTAGTGTAATTTCTTCAGATATAGTCGGAGAAAATCACAGACGTATGGTTTTAAGTGATAAAACAGGAAATATAAATCTTGTTTACAATGCTATACATTTTAATATCGATAAAGATATGCCTGAAATAGATTTTTTTGAGCAAATTGCATTTAGGCTTCGATGGAACCGGTGGAACGGAAATAAATCTATCCAGCTTGTTATAGAAAATATATAA
- a CDS encoding DUF4911 domain-containing protein translates to MKITEKYYRIDRKNIAFLKFIFEAYDGIAIITTIDRFNGIIMFRIPPGCENDVEEVLQDLKKNIWVEEYITDVN, encoded by the coding sequence TTGAAAATTACAGAGAAATATTACCGTATAGACAGAAAAAACATTGCTTTTCTAAAATTTATTTTTGAGGCATATGATGGAATTGCCATAATTACTACTATTGACCGGTTTAATGGAATTATAATGTTTCGCATACCTCCAGGATGTGAAAATGATGTCGAGGAGGTTTTGCAGGATCTTAAAAAAAATATTTGGGTTGAAGAATATATTACGGACGTCAATTAA
- the miaB gene encoding tRNA (N6-isopentenyl adenosine(37)-C2)-methylthiotransferase MiaB: MNTKYLYINTFGCQMNVYDSEQIIGQLTPLGYELSDSFDEADLIIINTCAIREKAEQKAFSFFGRLANLKRKKPGLIICVGGCVAQQEGLNILKRFTYIDIVFGTHAINRLPEHIKNISIKKRRISDIEMNNEIIEISSDVFPIADNGVTRFVTIMRGCDNYCTYCVVPHVRGPEISRKPESIVEEIRRLVNTGVQEITLLGQNVNSYGMKEGLCSFTELLKLVSEIDGLFRIRFTTSHPKDLSDELMYAFKDLGKLCNHIHLPVQSGSNKILKKMNRKYTREEYLEKIYKLKKISPGIAITSDVIVGFPGETKEDYKDTLDLVKEVEFDSLFTFEYSNRIKAPATKFTNQISDNIKKSRLRELLEVQEYYTTKKNRALIGSNELILVDGLSKKQEISNQRNEFESICWSGRTSTNKIVNFACEKSFNDVFIGKKLGVKIEKAFLHSLFGKPVDFKPKPFDSKKEETYAA, encoded by the coding sequence ATGAATACAAAATACCTGTACATAAATACTTTCGGCTGTCAGATGAATGTTTATGATTCAGAGCAGATAATAGGTCAATTAACTCCTTTGGGCTATGAATTATCCGATTCTTTTGATGAGGCTGATCTAATAATTATAAATACATGTGCAATTAGAGAAAAAGCAGAGCAGAAAGCTTTCAGTTTTTTTGGACGTCTTGCAAATCTGAAAAGAAAAAAGCCAGGCCTTATTATTTGTGTGGGAGGTTGCGTAGCCCAGCAGGAAGGTTTGAACATACTTAAACGCTTTACATATATTGACATTGTTTTTGGTACACATGCCATAAACAGGTTGCCGGAACATATTAAAAATATTTCAATAAAAAAGCGCAGAATATCTGATATTGAAATGAATAATGAGATTATAGAGATTTCATCTGATGTTTTTCCGATTGCTGATAACGGAGTTACAAGGTTTGTGACTATTATGCGCGGATGTGATAATTACTGTACTTATTGTGTGGTTCCCCATGTGAGAGGTCCTGAAATAAGCAGAAAACCTGAAAGTATTGTTGAAGAGATTCGTAGACTTGTTAATACCGGAGTGCAGGAGATCACGCTTTTAGGCCAAAATGTTAACAGTTACGGTATGAAAGAAGGTCTTTGCTCGTTTACTGAACTTCTCAAACTTGTAAGTGAAATAGACGGACTTTTTAGAATCAGATTTACTACTTCTCATCCTAAGGACCTTTCGGATGAGCTTATGTATGCCTTCAAAGATCTTGGAAAACTATGCAATCATATACATCTTCCGGTTCAGTCCGGTTCAAATAAAATATTGAAAAAAATGAACAGGAAATATACAAGAGAAGAATATCTTGAAAAAATCTATAAGCTTAAAAAAATATCTCCCGGCATTGCTATAACATCTGATGTGATTGTAGGTTTTCCAGGAGAAACAAAAGAAGATTATAAAGATACTCTTGATCTTGTTAAGGAAGTGGAATTTGACAGCCTGTTTACATTCGAGTATTCTAACAGAATAAAAGCACCCGCAACAAAATTTACAAATCAAATTTCTGATAACATAAAAAAAAGCAGGCTCAGGGAACTGTTGGAAGTTCAGGAGTATTATACTACAAAAAAGAATCGGGCTCTTATTGGATCAAATGAGCTTATACTTGTTGACGGATTAAGCAAAAAACAAGAAATTTCAAATCAACGGAATGAATTTGAAAGTATTTGCTGGTCAGGAAGAACTTCAACAAACAAAATTGTAAATTTTGCCTGCGAAAAATCCTTTAATGATGTTTTTATAGGCAAGAAACTTGGCGTTAAGATTGAAAAAGCATTTTTGCATTCTCTTTTCGGAAAACCGGTTGATTTTAAACCAAAGCCATTTGATTCAAAAAAGGAGGAAACTTATGCTGCTTAA
- a CDS encoding bifunctional nuclease family protein, whose product MLLKVSIAGLAMDPASNTPIIILKSEDGEHAVPIWIGLLEATSIASALQKIKFERPMTHDLFKNFVELMNIKVSRIEVYDLIGNTYYAKIHFVSDSGHFDIDSRPSDAIAIAIRFDAPIYLAEKVIEKSKGIEDKPEMVDTSEEGKMWADYLENLSPEDFGKFKV is encoded by the coding sequence ATGCTGCTTAAAGTAAGTATTGCAGGACTGGCTATGGATCCGGCGTCAAATACACCGATAATAATATTAAAATCTGAAGATGGAGAACATGCTGTTCCCATCTGGATCGGGCTGCTTGAAGCAACATCAATAGCCTCAGCGCTTCAGAAAATTAAGTTCGAGCGTCCAATGACACACGATCTTTTTAAAAATTTTGTCGAGCTTATGAACATTAAAGTATCCAGAATAGAAGTATATGATTTGATAGGCAATACATATTATGCAAAGATCCATTTCGTTTCCGATTCGGGACATTTTGATATCGATTCCAGGCCAAGCGATGCGATTGCAATAGCAATTCGTTTTGATGCTCCTATCTATCTGGCTGAAAAGGTTATTGAAAAATCAAAGGGGATTGAAGATAAACCGGAAATGGTGGATACAAGTGAGGAAGGCAAGATGTGGGCAGATTATCTTGAAAATCTTTCACCCGAAGATTTTGGTAAATTCAAAGTATAA
- a CDS encoding histidinol phosphate phosphatase domain-containing protein: MIDLHTHSLFSDGALIPSELARRAEYAGLKGIGITDHGDSSNIDYIIPRIVSVAIDLNRFMSIKVIPGIELTHVPPPLISECARRARSLGARIIIVHGETIVEPVAPGTNRAALDADINILAHPGLISEEEVLIAKEKGILLEISARKGHSLTNGHVARLAVKAGAKLIINTDSHDPSDFIGSNQAVKVVCGAGLTENDFKIMQQNASVFL; the protein is encoded by the coding sequence GTGATAGATCTTCATACACATTCGTTATTCAGCGATGGTGCTTTGATTCCGTCCGAACTTGCAAGAAGGGCTGAATATGCAGGCCTTAAAGGAATAGGAATTACCGATCACGGAGATTCTTCAAACATAGATTATATAATCCCAAGGATTGTTTCTGTTGCAATAGACTTGAACAGATTCATGAGTATTAAGGTTATACCCGGAATTGAGCTTACCCATGTACCTCCGCCTTTGATATCGGAATGTGCAAGAAGAGCGCGCAGTCTTGGAGCAAGAATAATAATAGTACATGGGGAAACAATTGTTGAGCCGGTTGCTCCGGGTACAAACAGGGCTGCTCTTGATGCGGATATAAATATTTTAGCTCATCCCGGGCTTATATCGGAAGAAGAAGTTTTGATTGCAAAAGAGAAAGGAATACTTCTTGAGATTTCTGCCCGCAAGGGACACAGCCTTACAAATGGTCATGTTGCCAGGCTTGCAGTAAAGGCAGGGGCAAAGCTTATAATAAATACTGATTCTCATGATCCTTCAGATTTTATCGGCAGCAATCAGGCAGTAAAAGTTGTTTGTGGCGCAGGCCTGACTGAGAATGATTTCAAGATAATGCAGCAAAACGCATCGGTATTTCTATAA
- the ispG gene encoding flavodoxin-dependent (E)-4-hydroxy-3-methylbut-2-enyl-diphosphate synthase — protein sequence MPFPIQRKETRQISVGGVKVGGMSPVTVQSMTNTFTSDIQATVAQIKNLEQAGCEIVRVAVPDKESAAAIASIKKQISIPLIADIHFDYQLAIASAKAGADGLRLNPGNIGGIKKIQKIVDCSKQYNIPIRIGVNAGSLEKDLLKKYNGATPAAMVESAMRNIDILRSLDFHELKISIKASDVFRTVEAYRLLSEKTDFPLHVGVTEAGSLFPGLVKSTLGIGMLLAEGIGDTIRVSLTRDPVEEIRAGYEILKALDIRKRGPEIISCPTCGRCNINLFEIVERIEKELLTSSANIKLAVMGCVVNGPGEAKEADIGVAGGDGTGILFKKGRVVKKFPQEMLVDILLEEIAKL from the coding sequence ATGCCATTTCCAATTCAACGAAAAGAAACTCGCCAGATATCTGTCGGTGGTGTTAAGGTAGGTGGAATGTCTCCGGTTACGGTGCAATCCATGACCAATACATTTACATCTGATATACAAGCAACTGTTGCACAGATTAAAAATCTTGAACAGGCCGGATGTGAGATTGTAAGGGTTGCTGTTCCTGACAAAGAGTCAGCTGCTGCAATAGCTTCGATTAAAAAGCAGATCTCAATTCCTCTAATAGCCGATATACATTTTGATTATCAACTTGCTATCGCTTCTGCAAAGGCGGGAGCCGACGGTTTAAGATTAAACCCCGGCAATATCGGAGGAATAAAAAAGATACAAAAGATTGTTGACTGTTCAAAACAATATAACATACCGATTAGAATTGGAGTAAATGCCGGCTCGCTTGAAAAGGATCTGCTGAAAAAATATAATGGCGCAACTCCTGCGGCAATGGTTGAAAGTGCAATGCGTAATATTGATATTTTAAGATCGCTGGATTTTCATGAACTAAAAATATCAATCAAGGCATCGGATGTATTCCGCACTGTAGAAGCATACAGGCTACTTTCTGAAAAAACCGATTTTCCTTTACACGTTGGTGTAACTGAAGCCGGATCTCTTTTTCCGGGTCTTGTTAAATCAACTCTTGGTATCGGGATGCTGCTTGCTGAAGGTATTGGTGACACTATCAGGGTTTCTTTAACAAGAGACCCGGTAGAGGAAATAAGGGCGGGATATGAAATTTTAAAAGCACTTGATATCAGAAAGCGGGGGCCTGAGATTATTTCATGCCCGACCTGCGGACGGTGTAATATAAATCTTTTTGAGATTGTGGAACGCATTGAAAAAGAGCTTTTAACAAGTTCTGCTAATATAAAACTTGCTGTCATGGGGTGTGTTGTTAATGGCCCTGGAGAGGCTAAAGAGGCTGATATCGGGGTTGCCGGAGGTGACGGAACAGGCATTCTTTTTAAAAAGGGCAGGGTAGTAAAAAAATTTCCGCAGGAAATGCTTGTAGATATTCTTCTTGAAGAAATTGCAAAACTATAG
- the proS gene encoding proline--tRNA ligase → MGKEEKNAITPTREEDYSEWYQQAVKVSDMAEKSPVRGCMVIKPWGYSLWENIVRELDDMLKETGVKNAYFPLFIPLGFLEKEAAHVEGFAKECAVVTHHRLEKNEEGGLSPAGPLTEPLVVRPTSETIIGDAFSNWINSYRDLPLLINQWANVVRWEMRTRIFLRTSEFLWQEGHTAHATEKEALERTKMMLDVYTKLAEEYLAMPVTKGRKTEAEKFPGAVETFSIEGMMQDKKGLQAGTSHFLGQNFAKASEIKFQSFEEKEEYAWTTSWGVSTRLIGGIIMTHGDDDGVILPPRVASSHIVLIPIYRSPDDKSNVMEYTDKLALELRNIFYHHRKIRVEIDDRDIGGARGWDWIKKGIPLRVEIGPRDIAKDSVYFGRRDKPHREKISMQKNQFINEIVNILDEIQKNLYDKAYDFKEKNTVSIDGGTDFYEFFTPLNKDKPEIHGGFALSHWCGTNECEAKIKEDLSVTIRCIPLNQEEEKGKCVCCGRPSRCRVIFAKAY, encoded by the coding sequence ATGGGAAAAGAGGAAAAAAATGCAATAACTCCTACAAGAGAAGAAGATTATTCAGAGTGGTATCAACAAGCGGTGAAAGTATCGGATATGGCAGAAAAATCTCCCGTAAGAGGATGTATGGTCATAAAGCCTTGGGGTTATAGCTTGTGGGAGAACATAGTTCGTGAACTTGATGACATGCTTAAAGAGACGGGTGTAAAAAACGCTTATTTCCCTCTTTTTATACCTCTTGGTTTTCTGGAAAAAGAAGCCGCCCATGTTGAGGGTTTTGCAAAAGAATGCGCTGTAGTTACTCACCACAGGCTTGAAAAGAACGAAGAAGGAGGTCTTTCTCCTGCCGGACCTTTAACCGAACCATTAGTTGTCAGACCTACATCTGAAACTATTATAGGCGATGCTTTTTCAAACTGGATAAACAGCTATAGAGATCTTCCGCTTCTTATAAACCAGTGGGCCAATGTTGTCAGGTGGGAGATGAGAACACGTATTTTTTTAAGGACCAGCGAATTCTTATGGCAGGAAGGCCATACTGCCCATGCAACGGAAAAAGAAGCTTTGGAAAGAACAAAAATGATGCTTGATGTATATACTAAGCTTGCCGAAGAATATCTTGCCATGCCCGTAACAAAGGGTAGAAAGACCGAAGCCGAGAAATTTCCCGGAGCTGTTGAGACATTTAGCATAGAAGGAATGATGCAGGATAAAAAAGGACTTCAGGCCGGAACGTCTCATTTTCTCGGGCAGAATTTTGCAAAAGCATCAGAGATAAAATTCCAGTCATTTGAAGAAAAAGAAGAATACGCATGGACTACTTCATGGGGTGTTTCAACACGCCTTATAGGTGGAATAATAATGACACACGGGGATGATGACGGAGTAATTCTTCCTCCCAGAGTGGCATCGTCCCATATTGTGCTGATTCCAATATACAGATCACCTGATGATAAATCAAATGTAATGGAATATACTGATAAGCTTGCACTAGAACTAAGAAACATTTTCTACCACCACCGCAAAATTCGAGTAGAAATTGATGACAGAGATATTGGAGGAGCAAGAGGCTGGGATTGGATTAAAAAGGGCATACCTTTAAGAGTTGAAATAGGTCCTAGAGATATTGCCAAAGATTCTGTTTACTTTGGAAGAAGAGATAAACCGCACAGGGAAAAAATCTCTATGCAAAAGAATCAATTTATAAATGAAATTGTAAATATTCTCGATGAAATTCAAAAAAATCTTTATGATAAAGCTTATGATTTTAAGGAAAAAAATACTGTATCAATAGATGGCGGCACAGATTTTTATGAATTTTTTACTCCTTTAAACAAAGATAAACCTGAAATTCACGGTGGTTTTGCTTTATCTCACTGGTGCGGTACAAATGAATGTGAGGCGAAAATAAAAGAAGATTTGAGTGTAACAATAAGATGTATTCCTCTTAATCAGGAAGAAGAAAAAGGCAAATGTGTATGTTGCGGCAGGCCAAGCAGATGTAGAGTAATATTTGCCAAAGCCTATTAG